The DNA segment ACGGTCACCATTGGGTTCATGTGACCGCCACTGAGGTAGCCGAAAGAGAAGACTAGCGACATGAGGAGGAAGCCAATGCTAATGGGTGCCATCTCTGCATTCTGGGTGATGCTGAGAGGCACGGTTAGCACCAATAAAAACGTCCCAATAAACTCCACGACGGCTGCGGACATGAGAGCGTCAAACCGCAGGCTTTGCAAGCAGGAAAACTTCTTGATGGCGGTGTTTGTGTTcagcaacggcgccggcgcggcggatGCGTCTGTCGCGTCGGCTACGCGTGGCAGGTCCACCACGCTGACCGTTGGCGCACTCTTCGGATTTCCGCCCGACACCGGCGGTTCCACCTGATTATCGTTCGTGGCAGTAAGCATCTGGCTTGCCTTCGTagccgttttcttttttggaTGTCCTTCACTGATGGTGTCCTTCGAAGACTagagcaccgctgcaggagaGAAGTCTGCCAGCAAAAATACGaaaggcgagagagcgagagcgagcgatGGGGTGAGACCTGCAGAGATGTGCCGCAACCTTCCCTTCTTGTGCGGATTAGTGTGGAGGGAGAACTATAAGCAGTTAAACCAGAAACaatacacacatatatatatacatacatgtatatatatatattacGGGAAGCGTTTGGCAACCacggaagaagaaaaaaaagaggcgtCAGTGTAGCTGAGGAGGGTGGAAAGAGAAGCGATAGGACAACCTTCGGCGTACGGTAGTATTAGCGTCTATGCGTacgtgcgtacgtgtgtgtgtgtaatgCACTGGAGATCCGCACAGTACAGTGGTTCCCATTGTGACCGCATAGCGCGAAAGGGGTGAAGAAAGAAACCGCAAGAGATAGGAGTGACGCAACGACAGAAACGTGAAGTACCGATTGAAGCGAGAACACAGTCAAAAGACAGCCCTCTGTGTTTCACAGCGACAGCCGACTTGACGTGGCCGGCGTAGGTAGCATGCACGCTTACCCATGTGCTCCTCTTCCTGTGCCAGAACAAACCGGCTGAGTAATAAGTCTCCTTTcatggacacacacacactgcctCTCACCATGAAGCTGGCAGCATGTTGCGATCACTTTGTTGGGTGTTTCTATCATTGTACACGTGGTTTACATCAACAGTGCGCCTCCAACCTCTGCCCCACGTACGTGAGAAGAGGgcgaggaaaaaaaaacgtcaATAGCTGAATCTCATGACTCGTacaagaaaaagggagaCACCGGGAGCCCAATAGACATGGAGACAGATTCCATCATCAGTGTGTGTTTCTGCGCAACCTTCGATCCACAACTCAAGAGGGGCAGCACCTCAGCGAGCGATGAGACACTGATCTACGCTACATCGAGCAGCGTCACCTCAAACACAATGGTCGCGTTGGGGGGGATCAGCCCCGGAAACCCTGTGCCGCCGTAGGCGAGAGTCGGCGGCATTGTCAGCTTGCTACGCTCGCCCTTGGACATCTGAATAATACCCGCGTCCCAGCCCTTGATCACCTCACCGCACCCAACGCGAAACACGAAAGGCTTCCCGCGCTCCAGCGTTGAGTCGAACTTGCTTCCGTCCTCCAGATAACCAATATAGTCTAGTGTCACAACACTGCCAGATCGAGGAATCGTCTTGCCATCGCCCTCAATAATCTTATCCATCACCACTGCGTCGCTGGGCATCGTGCTTCCGTGAagtctgcgtgtgtgtaatCTGATACGTTTAGGGTCGTTGTGATTCTTCCTGGTATGCTACTCCGCGAAAATAAAAGACGACTTCGACGTGGTTGTCAGGTTTGCCTCCCCCGTCGCTGCGTTCGACGACTGCCACGATCGGGGTAAATGGAGACGCGTCAACAGGTGTAGCGAACAAAGGGAAAAACGGGGAAAGAAGAAGTGGACCACCGCgtacatttttttttgtgggaggagaggggaagggggggtgGCAGTGTCCTGCTCATActgcgcatgcacacgcgcacacctgATTGGCCCGCTGTGAAGGGAGCAAGAAGGCCTAGAGGCTAAGCTACTTCGCCATCACCGGCGCCTGTTTCAAACGCCGAGGAGCGAGAAATCATTCTTCGTTAACGCATCATTTTCCCAGACACAAATCAACAAGTATAGACGCACAACCACACCTCACCCACCTCTCTTGGACTACAGCTAAATCGTGCTCTGCTAAGAGAAACCATCCTGCTATTGAGTCGGACCATGCGACTAGCGGGCTcgccctccccttccccgtcCCTTCTGagcatgcgtgctgcgcgatcggCGCCAGGCGGAGACTTCGGTGCGCTGCACGCCTTGATCCAAGCGGGCCGCGTCCACGCTCCTGCtcgaaggcggaggcggtgggcgtCCGTCGTGCGGGGAGTAGGGGGAAGTCCAGGCGCCTGGCGCATGGGCCCGAGGAGGAAGTTGGCCAGCCTCAGGTTAGGGCCCTCTGAGACCCTGCACCCGCCCTGTATGCCATGCATCTCCCTCACTCGCCTCAAGCCGCTGCAATCCATAATGTGTTGTGGAGACTCTCCACATCGGGGTCTGGTGGGCTCGACAGTGTACCTTGGGGTGTTCTCGTCATCGTTCCGGCATCTGCGCATCATCAGCTCACCCGGACAGGTGTACAAGATGCCGCATATTCCGCGGATATGCACTTAGGGGTTGATTGGTATGCATCTCTTCGCGCCTTTTTCCGTCGACCACTCCTGCTCTGCTGACCTCTCGATGCCTTGCGTGAATGTGATACGCCGTGCCAGCTGTCATTGACAGCGTGTGCACACAGTACTCCGATTTTTGCATCCGAAGGCCTGCTTCACTACCACGTTGCTCCCTGGGAGGGCTCGCTGTCATCATCTGCCATTTCCGTCGATGCCACGGGGGGGCGTGTCTGGATGGCTTGCCCCCATGTGCATCGAAGGGTGGGACGTTGCTATGAGTCTGTGGCAGCAGGGGcactccaccctctcctcaATCCGCACGCCTCTGACAAGCGCGGGTGTATCAAGGGGATGGGGCCCTCGGATAAGCGTGGGCCTGCAGACAAAGAGCTCATCGCCTATCGTCCTGAAGGTGCACAGAGGCCCGACACGTGGATGCGTATATTTGTTGAATCGCGACACGATTCCTCGCGAGCCGGTCCAAACGCGACCATGGCCGCAAGTTTCTTCGGTACGCCGCCAGTCCACACCTGACCACCGACACCAAGAGCCGGCAACCGTACTCAAGGACCGTAAAAACGAAGAGTATGAGCAGACACACCTACACAGATGCATGCCAAGCCCCTCTCTTCATTTCCGCTCTTCCGCAGGACAGAATAGCCCCATTCGTTGTGGTTTCTCCGAGCCAGGAACCCGCTCGGTGATCTGCTGCCTCTTTCTCATCTCTTGGGTTCCTCCGTACCTTGGGCAAGAGAAAGTGTCTTTTCTGttcccctcctccaacaGCCTGGCAAGTACCTACATGAGGCATGTGAGAAAGCTACGGCTCctccagcacacacacacaagacacAGAGAAgtacccccccctccaccctctttctctcttccccccccgccttcac comes from the Leishmania mexicana MHOM/GT/2001/U1103 complete genome, chromosome 22 genome and includes:
- a CDS encoding fk506-binding protein 1-like protein yields the protein MPSDAVVMDKIIEGDGKTIPRSGSVVTLDYIGYLEDGSKFDSTLERGKPFVFRVGCGEVIKGWDAGIIQMSKGERSKLTMPPTLAYGGTGFPGLIPPNATIVFEVTLLDVA